GTGGAGCTTCACCCAAATTGCTGGGCGGGCCAGCGGGGCCAAGCCGAAGGAAATTACTACTGGAATGTTATTCCATGGCCTAATAGTAGGTGTACATCACAGAAATTTGCATGTGTTGGGCGGGCCGGGGCACGGGTTGGCCCAGCCGTAGCTCCGCCACCGGCCAACATCAAAGGGATGATCAACCACCTTCCGAAGACGTAGTTTCCTTGTAAGTTGGGGCTGAGCAACCCTGGTCTTCCCGCTACGTTCATTGTGTACGCACCATCATGTATACTCACTGTATTTTCGCTTTCCTTCTAATAAGGAAAAGACACATAAGCTTTGCGTATTCGCGAAAAAATATCGAAGGTTGCTCGATGATACCAAATGCAGTTCAGCTCTGCCGTGTCTTCTGCTTATCCTGCACTCGATCTAGACCGTCCATTTCCCCAACCGGCGACGCGTCAAGCCTGCAGCCGGTCGCTGCCGGCCTTGCATCCGAAGGCAGCACGATAGTCACGTGCCATCCCGCGTCTCCCTCCCTCTACTCCCTCCGCAGCAAGCAAAGCAGGCCGGCACGCACCCGCAAGTCCTCACCTCCCCAACCCCAACTCCCGCGAGGGCGCGAGATCTCCCCCGCTCCCTCCCCCCAGATCCGCCTCGCCGAcaccgcccgcccgccgcgccgccgacgccgccgccatgTCGCACAACTACGGGGACACGATCCCGCTGCATCCGTCGTCGGCGCAGTCCGACATGGACGAGATCGAGAGCCTCATGTACGACGCGCCCTCCGCCACCGTCCTCCCCGCGcggccgccctccccgccgcgcgcCTCCATCCCCATCTCCACCTCGCCTCCCCCGCCGTCCTCCAAGCCGCCCCTCCCCGCCTCCTCCGTCCCCATCTTCGTGCCCCAGGGGCCGACCCCCGCCCCGCCCGCGTCCGTCTCCGTCGCCATCGGCTCGGAAGGCTTCGGGCCCCCGCCCAACACGCTCACCGAGCCCGTCTGGGACACCGTCAAGCGCGACCTCGCCCGCATCGTCAGCAACCTCAAGCTTGTCGTCTTCCCCAACCCCAACCGCGAGGATCCCGGCAAGGCGCTCAGGGACTGGGACCTCTGgggccccttcttcttcatcgtcttcCTCGGCCTCacactgtcctggtccgcctctGTTAAGAAGGTACCTGGCATCCCTTCCGCGACCAGATCTCGTGGTACCTTTTGCTTTGATTCGTGAGATTTAGCTCTTGCGTGTTTAGTGCTCGACTTCATGATATCTCTATAAGGTACTCCTAGATCAGATTATACATTATTGAATTGAATTGTATGTTGCGATTCATGGTTAGTACTTGGAGGCAAGCGTCACAGTTATTATTCCCTTGCAAGCTCGATGTTGCCTAGGGGATAACTGAATCTGGTGTTGTACGACTGTATACTAGGTCTGCGGGGATGGGATTAGAACCATCAATCATAGTGCTGTATCCAATTAATTCCACTATGTTATTTCTATGACTAAATATAGACGAGGTGTGAAACATGCACTTATTCTGCTGTGGGTTTTTCTGTGCCCATTTTAGCTCATTATTCAGGTATGTCTTGTGTTCGATATTAGAGAATGCACTATGTTCTTGGTTCAAAATTGATTTGGAAGCATCACAATGCTGAAACTTCATGTCCATGTGTACTAGTGGTGAATGATGAGCCTACATAATTTCATATTTGTTCCAACCATTGGTCCAATTTTTATGTTCTATAATTATCTAATGGACCAGTTGTGGACTTATCCTGAGCTGCAAGGTTTGTAGGTGCCATTTCGACAAACTAGGTGGCAATactagttattttattacagaaTATGGTATAGTCATACTGCGCGTAAAAAATCATGTTCTCTTAGAACCTGTGGATGTATATGTGAATCCGAATGCTTCTAAGATTGGTTGTTACTGTGCAACAATGTGGTGTAGCCTTACTGGATTGCTTTTGGAACCTGGAGAGTGACTATTATGGAGTACTGATTAGTGACAAAACAAATTACTAAAAGTGCCCTTGTGCAAAATATTATCTCAATTGCTAATAATCTGAAAGACCGTGCTAATTCTGTATAGCTAAGTACATAATCTGCTCTTGAATTTTCAGTAAAGTTTTATGGCATTGACACCTAGGAGAAACCAAAATTTTCGTCAATATTTTCTCTTGCAGAAGATTGCTGTGCTGCTTTTGCTTGAAAGAAATGTAATCGCATTTGCGAGTAGCTGGGTTTAGGTGGTTTTCCTGAATGAGCAGAAAGTATGCCAAAACACAATTACCTTTCTCTGCTGTTTTTACCATGTTCAAATGTAACCATGCAAGGCATGTCATGGAATGTTGTGGGTATAGCGATTACATTATATGGAAGAAAGCATGGTGTTTCAGTTATTTATTCATACATTTCTCTGTTAAATTGAACATTATAGCTACAGACTTATGGACTATTCACTTTTGAACTTTTTCTGATTTTGAGTTCTCTATGCTGGCATATTAGCATTGTTATGTAATTTTCTTCTAGCGGCCAACATACTTATATGCATCGCTTATAGttcccctcttctctttgtaGTTTACAAATTTGTCTTTGCTTCCTTCCATACAAAATGCTGATCTATATGTCCTTTGTGTTTGTAGTCTGAAGTATTTGCTGTCGCATTCGCTGTGCTGGCAGCTGGGGCTATAATCTTAACTCTAAATGTTCTGCTTCTGGTAAGCGCTGCCTCTCACACAAAGCACACTTGCTCGATCCTAATTATACCTGCTGTGGAATTTTGTAGTGATTTATTGCTGTCTCACTGCAGGGTGGGCACATCATCTTCTTCCAAAGCCTCAGTCTCCTTGGCTATTGTTTGTTTCCTCTGGATGTTGGGGCCCTCATTTGCTTGCTGAAGGACAATGTCATACTAAAGATCATCGTCGTGACAGTCACACTGGCGTGGAGCTCCTGGGCTGCCTACCCATTCATGAGCGCTGCTGTGAACCCAAGGAGAAAGGCTCTGGCCATCTATCCCGTATTCCTCATGTACATCTCGGTGGGGTTCCTCATAATTGCCATAGATTAGCCCCTGGGGTGAGCAATGTAGTAACATCTGAAATGTTGAGATTTTCCCCGTTGCACCGGCGGAACGTATACAGGCTTGAATATACTCTGTCCCCCCTATGGAGCCCTTTTGGATTGTTCTGTTGAGAACCTGGCCTTCACATGAGCAAGAGACAGAAGGCTGTAAAATTAGTTGAAAATTAATTATATATGTTGGTCTACTGTTGTAAAGGGCATTTTGTGCTTTGGACCACGTAATTGACCATATATCAAACTTTCCAACTTCTTCAACTGCTGATATATGATGTTGGAGGGAATTAAATGTGAAGAAAAATATTCTAAGGCAACTAGATAATTCATCTGGTTGCCCTTGAAAAATATTCCAAGGCAACTAGGTAATTCATCTGGTTGCCCTTGGATGTACATAATCTGCTTATGGTGATATGCCCGTTCTTATTGTGAAACTTCTTAGCCTCAGCTTGTTTGGGACTGAAAGATTTTGTTAATGTTATTGTGTTACTTAGGCTGTTTGTGACTGAAAGCTTTGTTGTGTCTGCTTTTATTGCGTACCGGTATTGTCTAACTTCTGCCATATCTGTGTTGTGGTATGGCATTTTCTATTGTAGTTAGTGATGCCTGTTCTGGCTGTGTCCTAGCGTTGCTCACCAGCCTTATTATACCAGGAGCCAAAACGGATTTGGTTCCATGTGGTTGCGAGGAAATCATGTGCCCTAGGAAAACCGCATAAGCCGGGCCACACTGCATCTGCCCTAGCATAACCTAGGTAAAATCTCATGAACTGCAGATACCGGCACTTTCTGAACCTCTGATGAACTGAACAAGGCAAAGAGAAGAACATGCACAGCAATTCAGACAGAGCGGTCTTTGCCCCTCTAGTAGAAACCCAAATCCCCAATTAATCCCATGAACAAAGCAGAGAAAACAACACGCACAGCAATCCGAATAAGGCGTTCTACAGCGCATGGGCTCGGTTTATTTGTTCTTGCACGCCGGTGCGTGCGTGGGGTCAGTCAGATCAGGCGACCGAGGGGAGGATCCACACGGGCTCCACCTCCACGGAGTGCCCGCCCGCGATGGCCACCACCGCCGTCTCCCGGTCCCCCAGCGAGTACACGCCGATGGCGTGCGGCACCATCAGCTCCACGTCCCGCCGCGCGAAGTAGACGCAGTTCTCCCGGacccccgccgtcgccggcgccgccgccgaagccACCGACCCCAGGAACACCGCCCTCCCGGGGAGCTCCGTCACCGACTCCCACTTGCACTCGCCCGGCCGGAACCGGCTCACCTCCACCTCCACGTCCGCCGAGTCCCTCACCACGCTGTACAGCTTCTTCACCAGCAGGAGCTCCCCGCTGGACTCCAGCAGGTACCGTGCCCGCCGCTCCAGCCGGTTCAGCGAGTTGGCGTCCTTCCCGCGCAGCTCCGACACGGCCGCCACGCGCGCGCGGAGGTCCACCCGGTACGCCAGGACCGTGCCGTCGTCGCCCAGCGCGCACAGCCGGCCCCGCCACAGCGCCACGTCCCGGAACCCTCCGTGCGGCCCCCCCGCGGCGATCGTGATCCaggcgccgccggacacgtccggctgGAGCAGCGCCACCGTGCCCGCGCGGCCCAGCACGGCCGCCACCCAGCCGAGCGAGGTGGGCGGCGCGGACAGCACGATCTTGGCCACCGGGAACACGGGGGACCGTGGCATGGGCACGGATTGGCCGGAGAAGAGGTTGCGGAGCTCGATCGCCCGCTCCTCGTCGAAGGCCATGGCGAGCCAGCCGCCGATCTGGCCGCAGCACCGGCCGGAGCTGAGGCGGTCGGGGAGGGCGAAGGGCAGGATCTCGCGGCGGTGGAGGCTGAAGAAGGCGAGGCTGCCGCAGGAGCCGGGGCGCCGGAGCAGGAGGCGCGGGGCCTCGAAGGGGAGGTCAGCCGAGATCGAAGCTCGCGCGCACGAGCGCCACGAGGAGCAGACGAGGCGGACGGCGACA
The Aegilops tauschii subsp. strangulata cultivar AL8/78 chromosome 3, Aet v6.0, whole genome shotgun sequence genome window above contains:
- the LOC109745205 gene encoding uncharacterized protein; its protein translation is MASPYNPHRRQLGGGQSAWPDLPPELLESVLGRLAPLDRVAVRLVCSSWRSCARASISADLPFEAPRLLLRRPGSCGSLAFFSLHRREILPFALPDRLSSGRCCGQIGGWLAMAFDEERAIELRNLFSGQSVPMPRSPVFPVAKIVLSAPPTSLGWVAAVLGRAGTVALLQPDVSGGAWITIAAGGPHGGFRDVALWRGRLCALGDDGTVLAYRVDLRARVAAVSELRGKDANSLNRLERRARYLLESSGELLLVKKLYSVVRDSADVEVEVSRFRPGECKWESVTELPGRAVFLGSVASAAAPATAGVRENCVYFARRDVELMVPHAIGVYSLGDRETAVVAIAGGHSVEVEPVWILPSVA
- the LOC109745204 gene encoding protein YIP4b, producing the protein MSHNYGDTIPLHPSSAQSDMDEIESLMYDAPSATVLPARPPSPPRASIPISTSPPPPSSKPPLPASSVPIFVPQGPTPAPPASVSVAIGSEGFGPPPNTLTEPVWDTVKRDLARIVSNLKLVVFPNPNREDPGKALRDWDLWGPFFFIVFLGLTLSWSASVKKSEVFAVAFAVLAAGAIILTLNVLLLGGHIIFFQSLSLLGYCLFPLDVGALICLLKDNVILKIIVVTVTLAWSSWAAYPFMSAAVNPRRKALAIYPVFLMYISVGFLIIAID